CGGAGTTCACCCGTCACGCTCCTCGTCGCCCGTTCGCGGACCGGCCGCGGCCGCGTCCGGGCCGCATGCGCCGGCGGCCCCCTCGTCCTCGGGCTTGGCCGACCGGAACAGCGCGCCGTCCTCCGTCGCGAGCTCGGTGCGCGTGTGCTTCTCGTAGTAGTGGACGAACAGCCCCTTCGCGATCGCCGCCGTCGGGATCGCGACCAGGATGCCGATGGCGCCGAACAGCGCGCCGAACACGAGGATGGACAGTAGCACGAGCACGGGATGCAGGTCGACGTGCTCCGACATCACCCGCGGCGTGACGAACAGGTCGACGACCTGCTGCGCGGCGAACAGCGCGACGAACGCGATGACGGCATACCACCAGTGCTCGCCGGCGAACGCAGCGACCACGGTCGTCACGGCCGCGCCGATGGCGGGACCGATGTACGGGATGAAGTTGAGCGCCATCGTCATCAAGCCGAGGATGACCGCGTACGAACGCACTCCGGGGATGAATGCCAGCCCGACCGCCGCGAGCAGGCCGGTGAGCGCCGAGACGATCACCTGCCCCTTGAGGTAGCCGCCGAGCACGCCCGTGACCTCGCCGAGCACCATCTCGGCCTCGTCGCGCCGCCGGGGGCCGATGAGAGCGAACACCTCCCTGCGGATCGCGGGCAGGTCCTTGAGGCCCCAGAACGCGATGACGAACGCCATGACGACATTGAAGATGA
This Actinomycetota bacterium DNA region includes the following protein-coding sequences:
- a CDS encoding AI-2E family transporter; the encoded protein is MSVGEDRLTEQWRGRAYAVWAVIGWCVVAAVAWWGLGKVASALIPLAMALFIVFLLRGPVAALEKRGVKRVAATALCFAAVLIVVGVVNAFIWPTVVGQAIALVKALPDAASKAYEWVRGIGLDRELYRLPEWKAIDWSDLLTRYAKYLPQAGAAGAGAAGQVVAAGSQVATVIFNVVMAFVIAFWGLKDLPAIRREVFALIGPRRRDEAEMVLGEVTGVLGGYLKGQVIVSALTGLLAAVGLAFIPGVRSYAVILGLMTMALNFIPYIGPAIGAAVTTVVAAFAGEHWWYAVIAFVALFAAQQVVDLFVTPRVMSEHVDLHPVLVLLSILVFGALFGAIGILVAIPTAAIAKGLFVHYYEKHTRTELATEDGALFRSAKPEDEGAAGACGPDAAAAGPRTGDEERDG